A region of Streptomyces deccanensis DNA encodes the following proteins:
- a CDS encoding Uma2 family endonuclease, which translates to MTAVDDRPMTTDIVKFFESFEFPEGFKVELLRGEIVMMAGPDVAHNDILEAVVDQIPRQQWRRLQTQDIAMLEETSEPQPDLVVIERGAGPGHGRLMPSEVITMLLEVVSKTSVARDYGVKRSIYAAAGVPAYFIIDPVMAQCVLLTEPTGQGEDADYRCQRITKFGDLTPLEPIGIELDTSEFAAYENVRPHRYP; encoded by the coding sequence ATGACCGCTGTGGACGACCGACCGATGACCACCGACATCGTGAAGTTCTTCGAGAGCTTTGAGTTTCCCGAAGGATTCAAGGTCGAGCTCCTCCGGGGGGAAATTGTGATGATGGCGGGGCCGGACGTGGCCCACAACGACATCCTGGAGGCGGTTGTGGACCAGATCCCCCGCCAGCAGTGGCGGCGACTGCAAACCCAGGACATCGCGATGCTCGAAGAGACCAGCGAGCCGCAGCCGGACCTGGTGGTGATTGAACGCGGCGCTGGACCAGGCCACGGGAGGCTGATGCCGTCCGAGGTCATCACCATGCTCCTGGAGGTCGTCTCCAAGACGAGCGTGGCCCGCGACTATGGCGTCAAACGGTCGATCTACGCGGCGGCAGGGGTGCCCGCCTATTTCATCATCGATCCCGTCATGGCCCAGTGCGTACTGCTTACTGAACCGACCGGCCAGGGCGAGGACGCGGACTACAGGTGCCAGCGCATCACCAAGTTCGGCGACCTCACCCCGCTGGAGCCCATCGGCATCGAGCTGGACACGAGCGAGTTCGCCGCCTACGAGAACGTCAGGCCTCACCGCTACCCGTGA
- the hemW gene encoding radical SAM family heme chaperone HemW has protein sequence MPSALPDGEPVPDDGALPAHALADAAERPLGFYLHVPYCATRCGYCDFNTYTATELRGTGGVLASRDNYADTVVDEIRLARKVMGDDPRPVRTVFVGGGTPTLLAADDLVRMLGAIREEFGLADDAEVTTEANPESVDPAYLETLRAGGFNRLSFGMQSARQHVLKILDRTHTPGRPEACVAEARAAGFDHVNLDLIYGTPGESDDDWRASLDAALGAGPDHVSAYALIVEEGTQLARRIRRGEVPMTDDDVHADRYLIAEETLSAAGFDWYEVSNWATSDAGRCLHNELYWRGADWWGAGPGAHSHVGGVRWWNVKHPGAYAGALAAGRSPGAGRELLADEDRRVERILLELRLREGCPLSLLREEGAAAAARALSDGLLEPAPYAEGRAVLTLRGRLLADAVVRDLVD, from the coding sequence ATGCCTTCCGCACTCCCCGACGGCGAGCCCGTCCCCGACGACGGGGCGTTGCCCGCGCACGCCCTGGCCGACGCGGCCGAGCGTCCCCTCGGGTTCTATCTCCACGTCCCGTACTGCGCGACCCGCTGCGGCTACTGCGACTTCAACACCTACACCGCCACCGAGCTGCGCGGCACCGGCGGCGTCCTCGCCTCCCGCGACAACTACGCCGACACGGTCGTCGACGAGATCCGCCTCGCCCGCAAGGTCATGGGCGACGATCCGCGTCCCGTCCGTACGGTCTTCGTCGGCGGCGGCACGCCGACCCTGCTGGCCGCCGACGACCTCGTACGGATGCTGGGGGCGATCCGGGAGGAGTTCGGTCTCGCGGACGACGCGGAGGTGACGACCGAGGCGAACCCGGAGTCGGTCGACCCCGCGTATCTGGAGACCCTGCGAGCGGGCGGATTCAACCGGCTCTCGTTCGGTATGCAGAGCGCGCGGCAGCACGTGCTGAAGATCCTCGACCGTACGCACACGCCGGGGCGCCCCGAGGCGTGCGTGGCGGAGGCGCGCGCCGCCGGCTTCGACCACGTCAACCTCGACCTGATCTACGGCACGCCGGGCGAGTCGGACGACGACTGGCGGGCCTCCCTGGACGCCGCGCTCGGCGCCGGGCCGGACCACGTCTCCGCGTACGCGCTGATCGTCGAGGAGGGCACGCAGCTGGCGCGGCGGATCCGCCGGGGCGAGGTGCCGATGACCGACGACGACGTGCACGCCGACCGGTATCTCATCGCCGAGGAGACGCTCTCGGCGGCGGGGTTCGACTGGTACGAGGTCTCCAACTGGGCCACGTCCGACGCCGGGCGCTGCCTCCACAACGAGCTGTACTGGCGCGGCGCCGACTGGTGGGGCGCGGGACCGGGCGCCCACAGCCATGTCGGCGGCGTGCGCTGGTGGAACGTCAAGCACCCCGGCGCGTACGCGGGCGCGCTGGCGGCGGGCCGGTCCCCGGGCGCCGGGCGCGAGCTGCTGGCGGACGAGGACCGCCGCGTCGAGCGCATCCTGCTGGAGCTGCGGCTGCGGGAGGGGTGCCCGTTGTCGTTGCTGCGGGAGGAGGGCGCGGCGGCGGCCGCCCGTGCCTTGTCCGACGGCCTCCTGGAACCGGCCCCGTACGCGGAGGGCCGCGCGGTGCTCACCCTGCGGGGGCGGTTGCTGGCGGACGCGGTGGTGCGGGACCTGGTGGACTGA
- a CDS encoding ATP-binding SpoIIE family protein phosphatase, with product MGAIPTQRETVSCAPDAPARVGADALAAGSAYAGADRRAVVHVSLPGGPLAPGAARRFVGTALAEWAELDLPGATALSARLVEDALVVVSELVTNAVVHAGTDVELLCRLGRDDPASAGWLLVEVSDHHPSRAVRDEGAERPYLVERPYGAAEYGRGLRLVAALAEAWGITYRTGVKTVWARLSVDGAMAVEDAFGAYGGEAAGPEAGRAERAEGAEGTGGGEAAERAVEGTAGGADWRALAYAGEEELRGVDSALAYAGAEEGQGPGGARACAGRVGYGVEGGREQGPDPVDLVAPLPRDGVERDREWLNRGALSFLAEASDLLAGQLDEDLVAALAGQLLVPRLADWCAVWLEDEGLGWRGGDGAFGPAPRLARVWHGSENRIEELRRALEKNPPRLPDSVRSRAVPVPWPAPADENGPSGTDGCGPTGTDGCVPTGTDGRGLTEGGGGASAEQGGGASAGSGVGGAVEAGVGGQGLTGADGRGLTGADGRGETDGVRPEGAIDARPTETEEDSPTGHRRSGPGDAGSGPPPGSCGGGPAGTGDGGAVQEEGDRSAGTLGGGSAGPRDGGAVWGRDGLSAGERGGGAALAYRLIAGGRPLGTLVIGRAGLLRFPDEVTGLVEDLSRRIALSIGAARQYARQATISRVLQRGLLPGAVAEIPGVSSALVYEPCDKGGPSGDFYDLFPAGRGRWCFAIGDVQGKGPEAAVVIGLARPWLRLLAREGYGVADVLDRLNQLLLDDATEAADAAARALVTAGDPALVDPDGPQTRFLSLLYGELVPVPGGVRCTLASAGHPLPLLLGPDGDVRTVAEPQTLLGVIEDTEYISETFELRCGDTLLCVTDGVTERRSGPHMFDDGDGLATALSGCAGLDAQLIAERIRRLVHEFGERPPDDDLALLVLRAE from the coding sequence GTGGGGGCCATTCCGACGCAACGGGAGACCGTGTCGTGCGCGCCCGACGCGCCCGCGCGCGTCGGGGCGGACGCGCTGGCTGCCGGATCCGCGTACGCGGGCGCGGACCGGCGCGCGGTGGTGCATGTGTCGCTGCCCGGCGGGCCGCTCGCGCCGGGGGCTGCCCGGCGCTTCGTCGGTACCGCGCTCGCGGAGTGGGCCGAGCTCGATCTGCCGGGCGCCACGGCCCTCTCCGCGCGCCTCGTCGAGGACGCCCTCGTGGTGGTCAGTGAGCTGGTCACCAACGCCGTCGTCCACGCGGGCACGGACGTCGAACTGCTGTGCCGTCTGGGGCGCGACGACCCGGCCTCCGCCGGATGGCTGCTCGTCGAGGTCTCTGACCACCACCCCTCCAGGGCGGTACGGGACGAGGGCGCCGAACGCCCCTACCTCGTCGAACGGCCTTACGGGGCCGCCGAGTACGGGCGCGGCCTGCGCCTTGTCGCCGCGCTCGCCGAAGCCTGGGGGATCACCTACCGGACCGGCGTGAAGACCGTCTGGGCGCGGCTGTCGGTCGACGGGGCGATGGCGGTGGAGGACGCGTTCGGGGCGTACGGCGGTGAGGCGGCGGGGCCGGAGGCCGGGCGGGCTGAGAGGGCCGAGGGTGCCGAGGGAACCGGCGGGGGCGAGGCGGCCGAGCGGGCTGTCGAGGGGACCGCGGGGGGTGCGGACTGGCGCGCGTTGGCGTACGCCGGTGAGGAGGAACTGCGGGGCGTCGACAGTGCGCTGGCGTACGCCGGGGCGGAAGAGGGGCAGGGACCCGGCGGTGCGCGGGCGTGCGCCGGTCGCGTCGGATACGGCGTCGAAGGCGGCCGTGAGCAGGGCCCGGACCCGGTCGATCTGGTCGCTCCCCTGCCCCGGGACGGTGTGGAGCGCGACCGGGAGTGGTTGAACCGGGGCGCGCTGTCCTTCCTGGCCGAGGCGTCCGATCTGCTCGCCGGGCAGCTCGACGAGGACCTGGTCGCCGCGCTCGCCGGGCAGCTGCTGGTGCCGAGGCTGGCCGACTGGTGCGCGGTGTGGCTGGAGGACGAGGGGCTCGGCTGGCGCGGCGGCGACGGCGCGTTCGGCCCCGCACCACGACTCGCCCGCGTCTGGCACGGCAGCGAGAACCGCATCGAGGAACTGCGCCGCGCCCTGGAGAAGAACCCACCCCGACTGCCCGACTCCGTACGGTCGAGGGCGGTGCCCGTACCGTGGCCGGCCCCGGCCGACGAGAACGGGCCGAGCGGAACGGACGGCTGCGGGCCGACGGGAACGGACGGCTGCGTGCCGACGGGAACGGACGGCCGCGGACTGACGGAGGGCGGCGGGGGCGCGTCTGCTGAGCAGGGCGGAGGCGCGTCTGCCGGGTCGGGCGTCGGCGGCGCGGTGGAGGCGGGGGTCGGCGGGCAGGGGCTGACGGGTGCCGACGGGCGGGGGCTGACGGGTGCCGACGGGCGGGGGGAGACGGATGGCGTCCGGCCGGAGGGGGCGATCGACGCCCGACCGACGGAGACGGAGGAGGACTCGCCGACGGGCCACCGCCGAAGCGGGCCGGGGGATGCGGGCAGCGGCCCACCGCCGGGGAGCTGTGGCGGCGGGCCCGCGGGGACGGGCGACGGCGGGGCGGTGCAGGAGGAGGGCGACCGTTCAGCGGGGACGCTCGGCGGTGGATCTGCGGGGCCGCGTGACGGCGGGGCGGTGTGGGGGCGTGACGGTCTGTCGGCCGGGGAGCGCGGCGGCGGGGCCGCGCTGGCCTATCGGTTGATTGCCGGGGGGCGGCCGCTCGGGACGCTCGTCATCGGGCGGGCCGGGCTGTTGCGGTTCCCGGACGAGGTGACCGGGCTGGTGGAGGACCTGAGTCGGCGTATCGCGCTGTCGATCGGGGCGGCCCGCCAGTACGCACGCCAGGCGACCATCAGCCGCGTGCTCCAGCGCGGCCTGCTGCCGGGCGCGGTCGCCGAGATCCCCGGGGTGTCGAGCGCCCTGGTGTACGAGCCGTGCGACAAGGGCGGACCCAGCGGCGACTTCTACGACCTGTTCCCCGCCGGCCGGGGCCGCTGGTGCTTCGCGATCGGCGACGTCCAGGGCAAGGGCCCCGAGGCCGCCGTGGTCATCGGGCTCGCCCGCCCCTGGCTGCGGCTGCTCGCCCGCGAGGGCTACGGCGTCGCGGACGTGCTCGACCGCCTGAACCAGCTCCTCCTCGACGACGCGACCGAGGCCGCGGACGCCGCCGCCCGCGCCCTCGTCACGGCCGGCGACCCCGCCCTCGTCGACCCCGACGGCCCCCAGACCCGCTTCCTCTCCCTCCTCTACGGCGAACTCGTCCCCGTCCCCGGCGGCGTCCGCTGCACCCTCGCCTCCGCCGGCCACCCCCTGCCCCTGCTCCTGGGCCCCGACGGCGACGTCCGGACCGTCGCCGAGCCGCAGACGCTGCTCGGGGTGATCGAGGACACCGAGTACATCTCCGAGACGTTCGAGCTGCGCTGCGGCGACACCCTGCTCTGCGTGACCGACGGAGTCACCGAGCGGCGCAGCGGCCCGCACATGTTCGACGACGGGGACGGCCTCGCCACCGCGCTCTCCGGCTGCGCCGGCCTCGACGCCCAGCTGATCGCCGAACGCATCCGCCGACTCGTCCACGAGTTCGGGGAACGGCCACCCGACGACGATCTCGCGCTGCTGGTGCTGCGGGCGGAGTAG
- a CDS encoding HAMP domain-containing protein, with the protein MSENSATRVLRDGQKDSQTDVLIRASDLRALTAAMTAARDGSFTKVPEAGPAPVAELCALFNQIIDRSTHFGSEVQRVRRELVRHGRLDERLSASPGQGAWATRVDDVNQTLDALVAPAANATRVLDAVAGGDLTQRVDLHDGNRQLRGDLRRLGRAVNKMVDQLSLFTGEVTRVAREVGTEGRLGGRAKVRGLSGSWRDVTEAVNTMAARLTAQVRDIALVTTAVARGDLTRTVTVEATGELLELKLTVNTMVDQLSAFADEVTRVAREVGTEGQLGGRAQVRGVSGVWKDLTDNVNFMASNLTSQVRNIAQVTTAVANGDLSQKITVDAQGEILELKSTINTMVDQLSAFADEVTRVAREVGTEGNLGGRAQVRGVSGVWKDLTDNVNFMADNLTSQVRNIALVSTAVAQGDLGKKITVEAKGEILELKSTINTMVDQLSAFADEVTRVAREVGTEGNLGGQAQVRGVSGVWKDLTDNVNFMALNLTSQVRNIAQVTTAVANGDLSKKITVDARGEILELKDTVNTMVEQLRAFADEVTRVAREVGTDGALGGRAQVLGVSGVWRDLTDNVNYMADNLTSQVRNIAQVTTAVANGDLSKKIDVDARGEILELKTAINTMVDTLSSFSSEVTRVAREVGSEGQLGGQARVEGVYGTWKRLTTNVNELALNLTTQVRAIAEVASAVAQGDMSRSITVEARGEVAELKDNINLMVANLRETTRAKDWLESNLARLAALMQGHRDLMEVADLILRELTPLVNAQYGAFYLADPDEDGAAPLPVAPTKGLAFIAGYGAAQGATVETGGLPVHGLVAQAAREKKRILVEEAPPGYIKINSGLGEASPSSVVIIPILFEDKLLGVIELASFSRFSDVHLAFFDQFVNTIGVAINTIIANSRTESLLGESQRLAMQLQERSDELQMQQAELQRSNAELEEKAALLATSSQYKSEFLANMSHELRTPLNSLLILARLLSDNPDGHLTDQEVQFATTIHRSGSDLLQLINDILDLSKIEAGRMDVRPKRLPLIKLLDYVHATFRPLTLDRGLSFEVTVGEDVPREMYSDEQRLQQILRNLLSNAIKFTASGRVELTVSRVKDPDHRYTREDHDEVIAFAVSDTGIGIAAEKLPVIFEAFQQADGTTNRKYGGTGLGLSISREIAGLLGGRIIAESVPGKGSTFTLYVPVFSPGHGVTGPVVEERGTLVPEQLTTEPYPAAYDGDTHDSDDSWPAPTKLEAWKVGRAGQVLPGRRVLIVDDDIRNVFALTHVLGRVGMPVLYAENGREGIETLERNPDVELVLMDIMMPEMDGYETISAIRRTPRWAGLPIVALTAKAMPGDREKSIARGANDYVPKPVDVDQLLTVVCAVLDPEAPQGPESAEPSPEKRTEENEAPSP; encoded by the coding sequence ATGAGTGAGAACAGTGCTACGCGGGTGCTCCGAGACGGTCAAAAAGACAGCCAAACGGACGTTCTGATCCGGGCATCCGATCTCCGCGCGCTGACCGCGGCCATGACCGCCGCCCGCGACGGCAGCTTCACGAAGGTCCCGGAGGCGGGCCCCGCCCCGGTGGCGGAGCTGTGCGCCCTCTTCAACCAGATCATCGACCGCAGCACCCACTTCGGCTCCGAAGTGCAGCGGGTGCGGCGGGAGTTGGTCCGGCACGGCCGTCTCGACGAGCGCCTGTCGGCCAGCCCGGGCCAGGGCGCCTGGGCGACCCGCGTCGACGACGTGAACCAGACGCTGGACGCCCTGGTCGCCCCCGCCGCCAACGCCACCCGGGTCCTGGACGCGGTGGCCGGCGGCGACCTCACCCAGCGGGTGGACCTGCACGACGGCAACCGTCAACTGCGGGGTGATCTGCGGCGGTTGGGCCGCGCCGTGAACAAGATGGTCGACCAGCTGTCCCTGTTCACCGGCGAGGTCACCCGGGTCGCCCGCGAGGTCGGCACCGAGGGACGGCTCGGTGGCCGGGCCAAGGTCCGGGGCCTGTCCGGGAGTTGGCGGGACGTGACGGAGGCGGTCAACACCATGGCCGCCCGGCTGACCGCGCAGGTGCGGGACATCGCCCTGGTGACCACGGCGGTGGCCCGCGGCGACCTCACCCGTACGGTGACCGTCGAGGCGACCGGCGAGTTGCTCGAACTGAAGCTCACCGTGAACACGATGGTCGATCAGCTGTCCGCCTTCGCCGACGAGGTCACCCGCGTCGCCCGCGAGGTCGGCACCGAGGGTCAGCTCGGCGGCCGCGCGCAGGTCCGGGGCGTCTCCGGCGTCTGGAAGGACCTCACCGACAACGTCAACTTCATGGCCTCGAACCTCACTTCGCAGGTCCGCAACATCGCCCAGGTGACCACGGCCGTGGCGAACGGCGACCTCAGCCAGAAGATCACCGTCGACGCGCAGGGCGAGATCCTGGAGCTGAAGTCGACGATCAACACGATGGTCGACCAGCTCTCCGCCTTCGCCGACGAGGTCACCCGCGTCGCCCGCGAGGTCGGCACGGAAGGCAACCTCGGCGGCCGCGCCCAGGTCCGGGGCGTCTCCGGCGTCTGGAAGGACCTCACCGACAACGTCAACTTCATGGCGGACAACCTGACTTCACAGGTCAGGAACATCGCCCTCGTCTCCACGGCCGTCGCCCAGGGCGACCTCGGCAAGAAGATCACGGTCGAGGCGAAGGGCGAGATCCTCGAACTCAAGTCGACGATCAACACGATGGTCGACCAGCTCTCCGCCTTCGCCGACGAAGTCACCCGCGTCGCCCGCGAGGTCGGCACCGAGGGCAACCTCGGCGGCCAGGCGCAGGTCCGGGGCGTCAGCGGCGTCTGGAAGGACCTCACCGACAACGTCAACTTCATGGCCCTGAACCTGACCTCGCAGGTCCGCAACATCGCCCAGGTCACCACCGCCGTCGCCAACGGCGACCTCTCCAAGAAGATCACCGTCGACGCGCGCGGCGAGATCCTGGAACTGAAGGACACCGTCAACACGATGGTGGAGCAACTGCGCGCCTTCGCCGACGAGGTGACGCGGGTGGCCCGCGAGGTCGGCACCGACGGCGCGCTCGGCGGCCGCGCCCAGGTGCTGGGCGTCTCTGGCGTGTGGCGGGACCTCACGGACAACGTCAACTACATGGCGGACAACCTGACGTCGCAGGTCAGGAACATCGCCCAGGTGACCACGGCCGTGGCGAACGGCGACCTCTCCAAGAAGATCGACGTGGACGCGCGCGGCGAGATCCTGGAGCTGAAGACCGCCATCAACACCATGGTCGACACCCTCTCCTCCTTCTCCTCCGAGGTCACCCGGGTCGCCCGCGAGGTCGGCTCCGAGGGCCAACTCGGCGGCCAGGCACGGGTGGAGGGCGTCTACGGCACCTGGAAGCGTCTGACGACGAACGTCAACGAGCTCGCCCTGAACCTGACCACCCAGGTCCGCGCCATCGCCGAAGTCGCCTCGGCCGTGGCCCAGGGCGACATGTCCCGGTCGATCACGGTGGAGGCGCGCGGCGAGGTCGCCGAGCTGAAGGACAACATCAACCTGATGGTGGCCAACCTCCGCGAGACCACCCGGGCGAAGGACTGGCTGGAGTCCAACCTCGCCCGGCTCGCCGCCCTGATGCAGGGCCACCGCGACCTGATGGAGGTCGCCGACCTGATCCTGCGCGAGCTGACCCCGCTGGTGAACGCCCAGTACGGCGCCTTCTATCTGGCCGATCCCGACGAGGACGGCGCGGCCCCGCTCCCGGTGGCGCCGACCAAGGGCCTCGCGTTCATCGCTGGCTACGGCGCGGCGCAGGGCGCGACCGTGGAGACCGGCGGCCTGCCCGTGCACGGTCTGGTGGCGCAGGCGGCCCGGGAGAAGAAGCGGATCCTGGTGGAGGAGGCCCCACCGGGCTACATCAAGATCAACAGCGGTCTCGGGGAGGCTTCCCCGTCCAGTGTCGTGATCATCCCGATCCTCTTCGAGGACAAGCTCCTCGGCGTGATCGAGCTTGCCTCCTTCTCCCGCTTCTCCGATGTCCACCTGGCGTTCTTCGACCAGTTCGTGAACACCATCGGCGTCGCCATCAACACCATCATCGCCAACTCCCGTACGGAGTCCCTCCTCGGCGAGTCCCAGCGCCTCGCCATGCAGCTCCAGGAGCGCTCGGACGAACTGCAGATGCAGCAGGCGGAGTTGCAGCGCTCCAACGCCGAACTGGAGGAGAAGGCGGCACTGTTGGCCACCTCCTCGCAGTACAAGTCGGAGTTCCTTGCGAACATGTCCCACGAGCTGCGCACCCCGCTGAACTCCCTCCTCATCCTGGCGCGACTGCTCTCCGACAACCCGGACGGCCATCTCACCGACCAGGAGGTGCAGTTCGCGACCACGATCCACCGCTCGGGCTCGGACCTCCTCCAGCTGATCAACGACATCCTCGACCTCTCGAAGATCGAGGCGGGCCGGATGGACGTACGCCCGAAGCGCCTCCCGCTGATCAAGCTCCTCGACTACGTCCACGCCACGTTCCGCCCCCTCACCCTCGACCGGGGCCTGTCCTTCGAGGTGACGGTCGGCGAGGACGTCCCCCGCGAGATGTACTCGGACGAGCAGCGCCTCCAGCAGATCCTGCGCAACCTCCTCTCCAACGCGATCAAGTTCACCGCGTCCGGCCGGGTCGAGCTGACCGTCAGCCGCGTCAAGGACCCCGACCACCGGTACACCCGCGAGGACCACGACGAGGTGATCGCCTTCGCCGTCTCGGACACCGGCATCGGGATCGCCGCCGAGAAACTCCCGGTGATCTTCGAGGCGTTCCAGCAGGCCGACGGCACCACCAACCGCAAGTACGGCGGCACCGGCCTCGGCCTGTCCATCAGCCGCGAGATCGCCGGCCTGCTCGGCGGCCGCATCATCGCGGAGAGCGTCCCCGGCAAGGGCTCGACCTTCACCCTGTACGTCCCGGTCTTCAGCCCGGGACACGGCGTGACGGGCCCGGTGGTCGAGGAGCGCGGCACCCTCGTCCCCGAACAACTGACCACCGAGCCGTACCCGGCCGCGTACGACGGCGACACGCACGACAGCGACGACTCCTGGCCGGCGCCCACCAAGCTGGAGGCGTGGAAGGTGGGCCGCGCGGGCCAGGTCCTGCCCGGCCGCCGGGTGCTGATCGTCGACGACGACATCCGCAACGTCTTCGCACTCACCCATGTCCTGGGCCGGGTCGGCATGCCCGTCCTGTACGCGGAGAACGGCCGCGAGGGCATCGAGACCCTGGAGCGCAACCCGGACGTCGAACTCGTCCTGATGGACATCATGATGCCGGAGATGGACGGCTACGAGACGATCTCCGCCATCCGCCGCACCCCCCGCTGGGCGGGCCTGCCCATCGTCGCCCTCACCGCCAAGGCGATGCCCGGCGACCGCGAGAAGTCCATCGCCCGCGGAGCCAACGACTACGTACCGAAACCGGTGGACGTCGACCAGCTGCTCACGGTCGTCTGCGCGGTCCTCGACCCGGAAGCCCCGCAGGGCCCGGAGAGCGCCGAGCCGTCCCCCGAGAAACGCACCGAAGAGAACGAGGCACCCTCACCATGA
- a CDS encoding response regulator, with protein sequence MTTQDRTDAGAGILLVDDMEDNLLALEAVLASLNEPLVRARSGEEAMKALLRHRFAVVLLDIRMPGMDGFETAAHIKRLDQTKDVPIIFLTGTDADAGYAFRGYATGAADYLTKPFDPWVLRAKVSVFLDLHRKTRELETLRATRREHTDQVDARLAALEKHLAAPSPDLTEIRTQIGELRTLVENNRAL encoded by the coding sequence ATGACCACTCAGGACCGGACCGACGCGGGCGCGGGCATCCTCCTCGTCGACGACATGGAGGACAACCTGCTCGCCCTGGAGGCCGTCCTGGCATCCCTCAACGAGCCGCTCGTCCGCGCCCGTTCGGGCGAGGAGGCGATGAAGGCCCTCCTGCGGCACCGCTTCGCCGTCGTCCTCCTCGACATCCGGATGCCCGGCATGGACGGCTTCGAGACCGCCGCCCACATCAAGCGCCTCGATCAGACCAAGGACGTCCCGATCATCTTCCTCACCGGCACGGACGCCGACGCCGGTTACGCCTTCCGCGGCTACGCCACCGGCGCCGCCGACTACCTCACCAAGCCCTTCGACCCCTGGGTGTTACGGGCGAAGGTCAGCGTCTTCCTGGACCTGCACCGCAAGACCCGGGAGCTGGAGACCCTGCGGGCGACCCGCCGAGAACACACGGACCAGGTGGACGCCCGCCTGGCGGCCCTGGAGAAACACCTGGCCGCACCTTCACCGGACTTGACCGAGATACGCACGCAGATAGGTGAACTTCGAACCCTGGTGGAGAACAACCGCGCCCTTTAG